The Gemmatimonadota bacterium genomic sequence TCACTCGTCAGCCGACGCAGCGGGACCGATGGGGCGTTGAAGTTCACGGCGATCCCCTCGGCGCCCCCGTCCGTCAGCGGCAGGACGTAGGCGTCGTCGCGCTCCACCACGATCATGGCGCGCTGGTCCGGCGCGACCCGGATGAGGGGCAGCCCAAAGTTGGATTGCGTGGTGAGGCGTGCGTGCGTGCGCTTGTCGGTCCCGTCCATCCGGAGCGAGACCAGCGCGGTGGTCTGCGTCTGCTGAAAGCCGGGCGGTCCGGGCACGGCTTCGGCGAAGTACACACGGGCCGGCCCGGCCGAGGTGGCCGTGACCAGCGACACGTACGATCCCGAGCGCGTGATGACGACCGGATCGCCCCCGTTCGCACTGACCGCCCGCAGCTCGGACATGGACGCCACGGGGCCGCCGCCGAGCGCGGCGCGCACCGGCTGCGACGTGTACACGATGCGATCGCCTTCGGGTGCCCACATCGGGCCGCTGACCGCCGCGGGGGTGCTCGTGAGTCGTTGTGGCATGCCGCTGCCATCGGCGCGCGCCTTCCACAGGAAACCGCCCAGCGAATCACTCCAGCTGGCCCAGGTGACCCACTGCCCATCGGGCGAGTACGCCGGCGAGTGCTCGCGGCCGGACGCGGTGGTCAGTCGCCGCGGCGTGCCGGCGGTGGTGCCCTGCAGGTCAACAGTGTACACCTTGCCTAACGCCGAGTATGCCAGCTGTCGGCCGTCCGGCCGCTCGGCGATCCCCTGGAGCTGGGTGACGGCCACGGGGCCATCAGCGAGGGTCAGCGGGTGGAACAACCGTTTCCCCATCCCCACCTCGACGCTGGCGGTGAAAGGGATAACGCTCACCTGCTTCGTCGCGAGGTCCACGCGCTTGATCTTGCCGCCGCCGGGAAAGACCACGGCCCTGGAGTCCGGTGTGAAGGCAAACGAAGGCAGAACATCGTTGGGAGCGTACCCCTCCTGGTCGTCGCGCTGCATCTCCGGCGCGAGCCACTGGTCGTCGTCGGTCTGCAGGTTGCGAATGCGGAGCGCCGTCTTCGTGCGCGCCCGTGTGGCGTACACGAGCCAGCGGCCATCCGGCGAGACGATGGGGCGCAGGGCGCCTCCTGCTCCGGCGGTGATCGGCCGTTCCTGGCCGGTGGTGCGGTCGAGCGCGATCACCTGGTAGGCGCCGAGGTTCTCGCCGCCGTACCCGCCGGGATGCGAGCCGAAGTAGACCATGCGACCGTCAGGCGACACGCTGGCCCCGGTGTTCGTGCTTTTCGCGTTTGGCTTTGCCGGGTACAGCTCCACGCCGCTGCCACCATCCCGGTGGTAGATCCACAGGGGCACGTTCGTCAGGTAGTTCTCGGCCGTGGGATACGGGCCGAAGCGCCGGACGATGAGGTATTGGCCATCCGGGGTCCACGTCGGCGAGGAGAGCGCGTTGTCCACCTCGCGAGTCAGGCGGCGGGCACCCGTTCCGTCGGCGTTGATGAGCCAGAGGTTGTCGCCGCCATCGCGGTCGGAGATGAAGGCGATGCTGCGCCCGTCCGGGGACCACTTCGGCATCCCGTCCCACGCCATCCCGTTCGTCAGGCGGGTGGCGGTGCCTCCGGCCATGGGCAAGGCATACAGGTCGCCGAGCAGGTCGAAGACGATGGTGCGTCCATCCGGGGAGACGTCCAGCGACATCCACGTTCCCTCGTCGGTGGTGAACCGGAGGGTGCGCTCCGCGGTGATCGGGAGCGCGACGCTGGTGTCGGCGGCTGACGGTGTCTGGGCCGCGAGGACGGAGGGGAGGAACGCGAGCGAGAACGCGAAGCGACGCAGGGGGGGCATGGCGGCGGGAGGTGGGGACCGACGTCGAACCTGTGGGAGGGGGGAGACGCTGGCAAGTCGGTCACGAACCATCAAGCGCACTGGCCCGCGTCGACCGGCGACTCCGTGGCGCTTTCGCGATGCCGAGTGCGCCTGTGGAGGCAAGGCATCCGTCCCGCGTCCCTCCGCCTGCCCTCGTGTTCGAGACACTGCTGAATCACCCGCTCATGGGAGGACGCGCCAGTAGCTGGCTTGCCCTCCTCGCCCGTCACCGCTTCGAGATTGATCCCCGGTACATCCCTCGTGCCCTCACGGTGTCGGCGGTCACGGCGCTCCTGGCCCCGCTCCGCCTGTTGCACCGCGTGCGCTTCGGAGGCGGATCCGCGATCGTGCCCTCTCGACCGCTGTTCATCATCGGACACTATCGCAGCGGGACCACGCACCTCAACAACCTGCTCGGCTGTGATCCGCAGTTTGCTACCATGGCCACGACGCAGGCTATCCTGCCAGAGCTCTTCCGTTTTGCGGCGATTCCGCGCGTCTTCCGCGCCGTGTTACCAGCGACCAGGCCGATGGACAACATGGCGATGGCGCCCGAGTTGCCCGAGGAGCCGGAGCATGCCCTCGGCGCGATGTCCCAGTCTTGCCTGTATCATGGCTTCTGCTTTCCGCGGGCTTTCCACGAGAACTACCGAAGCTGGGTGTCCTTCGAGTCCGGGGATCAGGACGGGGAGCGCGTGGCGCGCTGGCGCGACCAGTATCGTGTCCTCCTCGCGATGGCGTCGGGCGTTGGTGGCGGCCGGCCGGTGCTGGCGAAGAATCCGGCGGACACGGGGCGCGTGCCGCACCTGCTCCAGGCGTTTCCGGACGCGCGCCTGATCTTCCTGGTGCGTGATCCGGTCGTCACGTATGCGAGCACGCTCAAGTTCTATCGCGCGATGCTGGACGACTACGCCCTCCAGTCGATCGACCGCGCCGCGCTCAGGGAGATCGTTCTGGCCACGGGTGAGGCCATGCTTGGCGCCTATCTCCAGGCGCGGGACGCCGTCCCTGCGGGAGCGCTGGTCGAAGTGCGCTTTGAGGATCTGGAATCCAACCCTGAGGGGACGCTCGCCCGCGTCTATTCCTCCCTGGACCTCGACGGGTTCGAGAATGCGCGCCCATCCTTTGCGCGATACCTCCGTTCGCAGGAGGGTTATCGAAAGAACGCCTTCGACGTTCCGACTGACGAGGTGGCGGAGGTGCGGCGACGCTGGGGGCCGCTCTTTCACTTCTGGGGGTACGGGTCGCCGCCAGCCCGGCTTCTCGAACGCGTGCTGGTCCAAGGGGACGAATCGACCGGTTCGTGATCCGAGCCACATTGGATGACGTGAATTCGAGGATGCTCGCGCCATGAGGGGAAATCGAGCCCCAATCACATGTCATCCGATCGTCGCCGCATCGCCATCACGGGAATGGGTGCCGTTACCCCCATCGGGTGCGGCGTGGAAGAGTTCTGGCGTGCCCTGCACGCCGGGAAGAGCGGGGTGCGCCACGTCCGCAATCCGGCGCTGTTGCCGTTCGGGGTCTGCATAGGCGGCGAGGTCGACCTCCCGGCTGGTGCAAGCGGACTTCCTCCCAAGATGGAGCGCCGACTAGGGCGTCATATCATCCTCGGCGTCTCGGCAGCGAACGAAGCCATCACCCACGCGGGGTTCACCCCAGCGGAAATCACACGGGGTGGGCATCGGATCGGGGCCATCTTCGGGACGGGAGACGCCGGAGACGGTCTGCACTACCAGATGTCGCGGCGCATCGCCGAGGGGACCCTGGATTCGGTCGGAGCGTTCTATGCCGTTGGCGCGATTCCCGGGACGCCACCGGCCCTCTTCGCCAAGCAACATGGCCTGCGCGGGCCCAACTTCGCCGTCAGCTCCGCGTGCGCGAGCAGCAATCACGCGTTTGGGGTGGCCGCCGCCCTGATTCGTACCGGTCAGGCCGACGTGATTTTCGCCGGCGGAACGGAAGGCGTGGTGGACGTGCCGGCCATGGCCGGCTTTGGCGTGATCGGTGCCCTGTCGCGTCGCACCGGGGATCCCGCGGCGGCGAGCCGTCCCTTCGACACGGAGCGGGACGGGTTCGTCTTGGCGGAAGGCGCAGGGGTGTTGTGCCTGGAGGCGTGGGAACATGCCCGCGCGCGTGGGGCCACGATCTACGCCGAGTTGCGCGGGACGGCGTTTACCTGCGATGCGCACGACATGGTGAGGCCGCACCCTGACGGGGAGGGCGCCCAGCGGGCGATGGACGAGGCCTTGCGCGACGCCGGGCTCGCGCCCGCCGACATTCACCTGATCAACGCGCACGGGACCTCCACGCTCCTCGGTGATCTCGCCGAATCGCGGGCGCTGCACTCCATCTTTGGTCAGGGGAGCGGCGGCATCCCGGTGCACAGCACCAAGTCGATGACCGGGCACCTGATCGGCGCCGCCGGCGCGGTGGAGGCGATCGCGTCGATCCTCGCCATCACGCGCGGGGTGGTGCATCCGTCGATCAACGTCGACACCCCGGACCCCGCGCTGGACCTCAACGTGGTCCGCGAGGCGATGCAGGCACCCATCGCGCACGTCCTGTCCAACAACTTTGCGTTCGGCGGCCAGAACGCCACCATCATCCTGAGTCATCCCGATGCCTGACCTCCGCCAGCCGGGACGTCGCGTGGTGGTGACCGGGATGGCCACCATCAACCCGCTGGGTGACCAGCTCGACGCCTACCTCGAGGCGTTGCTCGCGGGGCGTTCCGGGATCGGTCCCTGGCGTACGCTGGACGCCCGGCACCTGGAGTGCCGGGTGGGCGGTGATCTCGGAGATTACGACACGGCTGCCGCATTGGCGCGGCTCCGTCCCCAACTCCCGGTTGCCATGGGACGCACGGCGCACCGCCTGATGCGCGCAACCAACTTTTCGGCGCGCCTGACCATGCTGACGGCACTCGACGCCTGGTGTCATGCGGGGTTGTCCGGGGCAGACGTTGATCGGTGGCGGGTGAGCGTCCCGGTGGGAGGCCACAACGTGAACTCGCGCTACATCGCCGAGAACGCCACGCGATATCGTGACGACCCCGACGCCATGGATGCACTCGCCGGGATTCACGGCCTGGACACCAACGTGGCCGGGTGCGTGGCGGAGGCGCTGCAGGCGCGTGGGCCGACGATGACCCTGGGCGGGGCGTGCGCGAGCGGGAACCTCGCCTTGCGGGCCGGCTGGCGGGACATCACGACAGGCGAGGCCGACATCGCGGTGGTGTGTGGGGCGCCGTTCGACATGACCGAGATGGACGTGCATGCGTCGGCGGTACTGAGCGCCGTGGTCGTCGATCCGACACTGCAGGAGGATCCGACGCGGGCGTCGCGACCGTTCGATGTCCGTCGCGCCGGGTTCGTGCCGTCGCATGGGGCCGCGACGATCGTGTTGGAATCGCTGGACCACGCCCGCGCCCGACACGCATCGATCCACGCGGAGCTCCTCGGCGTGCGGGCCAACGGCAACGCGTCGCACCTCCCCACCCCAAGCTGGGAGATGCAGGCCAAGCTCATTCGCGCGCTCCTGGATGGAACCGGAGTGGCCGCCGACCAGGTGGATTATGTGAACTGTCATGCCACAAGTACGCCGCTGGGCGACGGTGAGGAGTCGCGGGCTTTGCGCGAGGTCTTCGGGGCCCACGCCGCCCGGCTGCGAGTCAATGCGCCCAAGTCGATGCTGGGGCACACCTGCTGGGCGGCGCCGCTGGTCGAGACCATTGGCGGCATCCTCCAGATGCGGGCCGGTCGCCTGCACCCGTCGATCAACGTGGACACGCAGGATCCGGCGATCGAGCTGGACGTCTGTCGCGAGGGAGCCGTGGACTGCGACGCGCAGGTGATGCTGAAGAACGCCTTCGGTTTTGGCGGGATCAACTGCAGCAGCCTGTTTGCGCGGGAGGCCGCATGAGCCGCCCCGGGGTGCTGGTGACCGGTGGCTCCCGCGGAATCGGGCGGGCCATCGTCGGGGAACTCGTCGCGGCCGGATACCCCTGCTGTTTCACCTGGGTGCAGGACCAGGCGGCCGCCGAGGCGACACTCGCGGGGGTGCGGGAGCGACATCCCGGGGCCATGGTCGAGTGCCTGCAGCTCGACGTGCGTGATCCCGCGGCGGTCGACGCCGCGGTGGACCAGGCGACCGAACGACTGGGGACCATCGGCGGGTTGGTCAACAACGCGGCGATCGTGCGGAACAACGCGGCCGTGATGATGAGCAATGAGGAATGGGACGACGTCCTGCGTACCGACCTCTTCGGACCGTTTTATGTGGCGCGGGCGCTGCTCATGCACTTCCTGTCGCGCCGCGATGGGCGGATCGTGAACATCAGCTCGGTGGCGGCCGGTGGGTGCAGCGGTGGGGTGAACTACGCGGCGGCGAAGTCGGGGTTGGAGGGTATGACCCGCACCCTCGCCCGCGAGTATGGGAGCCGCGGGGTGCGCTGCAATGCGGTCAGTGTCGGGTACGTGCCGACCGACCTGACGGCGGCGAGTCTCTCGCCGCAGTTGGAGCGCTACTGGACGGAGTATTGCCCGCTCCGCCGTGTGGCCACGGGTGAAGAGGTGGCACGGGTCGTCCGCTTTCTCCTGTCGGACGACGCCTCGTTCGTGAACGGCGAAGTGCTCTCGGTCGCCGGCGGCCTGACGTACTCGCCATGACCACGCGCCCGGTAGGCATCGATGCCCTGAACCTGTACGGCGGGTCGATGGCGCTCGCCCTCGCCGACCTCGCACGCGCGCGTGGGGTAGACCCCGGTCGCACCCTCGGCGGCTTGATGGTCGAGCAGCGAGCGGTGTTCCCACCGTGGGAGGACGTCGTGACGATGGCGGCGACGGCAGCCCGTCCCCTGGTCGAGGAAATGGACCGGGCCGAGATCGGCCTCCTGGTCGTCGGGACCGAAAGCGGCATCGACTACGGCAAGCCGATCTCCACGCAACTGCTGAATCTGCTTGGGCTCGGCAGCCACATCCGCAATTATGAGGTGAAACACGCCTGCTACAGCGGCGTGGCCGCGCTGACGATCGCGCTCGACTGGATTCGCGCGGGACACCATCGGGGCCGCAAGGCGCTGGTGATTGCGAGCGATGCCAGTCGGGAGCACCTCGGCGAGTTGCACGAGTATGTCCTTGGCGGCTGCGCGACGGCGATGGTGGTCAGCGATGCGCCGCGAGTGCTGGAGTGTGACCCCGCCCGCGGTACTTGGTCGTGCCATCGCTACGACACGTTCCGGCCCACGGCCATTCGCGAGGTGGGGAACGGCGACCTCAGCCTGCTCACGTACCTCGAGGCGCTGGAGGAGTCCTGGACCGACTACTGCAGCGTGGTCCCGGACACGCGCTTCACCGACGACTTCGATCGCCTGGTCTTTCACACTCCGTTCGCCGGCATGGCGAGCCAGGCCCATCGCACCCTGTGCGGGGTCGTCGGGTACCGCGGGCGCGCGGCCATCGCCGAGGACTTCGCACGGCGCGTGCGGCCGTCGCTGGCCTTTGCCCAGGCGTTAGGCAGCCCGTACGCGTCGTCAAACTTTGCCGCGCTCGCCAGCCTCGTCGGCACGGATCCGGAGCTGCCCGAGGGAGCCCGGGTGGGATGCTTTAGCTATGGGTCGGGAGCCATAGGGGAGTGGTATCGCGTGCGCGTGATGCCGGGCGCCCGCGCGGTCGTTGCGCGACGTGGCATCCCATCGGCCCTCGCCGAACGGCGCACCGTGACGGTGGCTGAGTATGAGGCCAACGAACGCGCCCGCACCGTGATCGTCGACGCACCGGGGGCGACGCCGGCACGCGACGTGGTGCCGGGGCTGATGGCAACTCACTACGACGGGCGACCGCGGCTCGTCCTCGAGGAAGTCCGCGACTACCAGCGCATCTATCGTTGGGGGGACCAGTGATATTGGCGCGCGACACCGCCCCCATCATCACCATCACGCTGGGCACGCCGGAACAGCCGTGCTGGCTCGACCACGCAACGCTCGACGTGATCGAGGCGGGCCTCACCACGGCACGTGGCGACGCGCGGGCCATCGTGCTGCGCGGCAGCAGGAACGCCTTCTGCCTGGGTATGGCGTCGCCGGAGCATCCCGAGCCGGGCGCACTCCAGGCAGGCATCAATCGCTTTGTCGAGGTGCTCGAGGGCCTTCGCAACGGCCCCCTGCCCGTCATCGCCGTGGTCGAGGGGCCCGTGCGTGGTGGGGGACTCGCGTTGCTCGCGGTGGCGGATGTGGTCATCGCCACCCCCGCCGCGAGCTGCCAGCTCCCCGAGTTGTTCCTCGGCCTCGTGCCCGGCGTGGTGGGAGCGTACCTCGTCCCCGCTCGACTTTCGGAAGGGCGTATGCGGTACCTCGCCCAGTCCGGTGCAACGCGCACCGCTGAGGACGCGTGCCAGGATGGCCTCTTCGACGAGGTGGTGGCCGCCGACGCGCTGGAGCGTCGACTGCGAGAGCTGCTGCGCCAGGTTGGCCGTGCCTCTCAGCGTGCCCTGCAACGCGGACGACGTCTCCTTGCATCGGGACCCGCCACCGGCCGCGCTCGACGTGTTCGCCAGGGCGCGGCCGAGTTGGTGTCCCTGGCATGCGGGAGTACCACCACCGAACACCAGCTCGACGCCCCCGTGGGCCATGCGTCCGACCGCCCCACGCCGCCGGTGACGTGGTCCGTCATCGAACCTGGAATTGCACAAGTCACCATGTGCGATGCAGCGAGTGGGAACGCACTGTCTGCGCCGATGTTGGCCGGCCTGCGCGCAGCCCTCGCCGAGGTCAGTCGCTGCGAGAGCCTCTCGGTGTGCATTCTCGCGGGAACACCGTCGGTGTTCAGCAGTGGGGCGACCGCCGAGACGCTGCACCATGCCGCCGCGGGTCGCGTGGACCTGGCGGAGGTCGAACTGGCTGGTGTGGTGCTCGATGCGGATGTACCGGTGGTGGCCGCCGTCGAAGGACACGCCGTGGGTGGCGGCCTGGTCCTCGCGGCCGCGTGCGACGTGACGATCCTGGCGAGCGAGTCACGGTATGGCGCGACCTTCACCCGGCTCGGCATCACCCCGGGGATGGGATGCACGGCACTGTTGGAAGAGCTGGTGGGTCCCGGGCTCGCCCGTGAGATGATGTATACGGGCCGAACCTGGCGCGGCGCCGACCTCCTGCGCCGCGGCGTGCCGGGCGTGCGGGTGCTCCCCCGGGCCGACGTATTGACGGCTGCCCTGGACCTGGCCCGCGACATGTGTGGCTCGACCCCACGGGTGTCCCGCCTCCTCAAGCAGACGTTGGCCGTCTCCCGACGCGAACGCGTGGACGCGGCACTGGCGCTCGAGCGAGCGGCGCACCGGGACATCCTCGAACATCCGGAGACGGCCCAGGTCATCCTGGCGCGTGTCCCCGTCGCGGAGCCGCTCGCATGATCGACCTGTCTGGGCGCTGGGCGCTGGTCACCGGTGGCACGCGGGGCATCGGTCGCGCGGCCGGGCTCGAGCTGGCGCGGGCCGGTGCGCGGTGTGTGCTGACGCACCGCTGGGGATCGGTAGACCCCGACGCGCTCGTCGCGGACTACGCGGCAATTGGTGCCCAAACGCCACTCATTGTCGAGGCGGACGTGTCGCGCGATGCGGATACGGTCGCCCTCCTCGACGCGATCCGCCAGCATACCGATCATCTCGACATCTTCGTCAGCAATGCGGGCCTCTCAGCCCGCGTGAACTCGCTGGAAGACTATCAATGGCCAGCGCTCCAGCGCACGCTCTCCTACGGCGCGTGGCCCCTTGCACGCTATCTGCAACTCATGCAGGAACGACTCGGCCGCTACCCACGGCACGTCATCGCCGTGTCGAGCGACGGCCCTGACCACTTCTACCCGGGCTACGACTTCGTCGCGACATCCAAGGCCGTGCTCGAGCAACTCGCGAAGGCCCTCGCGATGCACCTGGCTCCCCATGACGTCCAGGTGAATGCCGTGCGGTTCGGCCTCGTGGATACCGAGGCCACTCGGGCCTTCTTTGGAGATCTCCCGTCGTGGTTGCAGCAACTGGGCATCGACGGCGCCATGGTGCTGTCCCCGGAAGCCTGCGGTCGCGCGATCGTCGCCCTCTGCTCCGGGTACCTCGACGCCCTGACCGGACAGGTCATCACCGTGGACGGCGGCAGCGGCTACCGCAACAACCTCATCGTGCTACACCAGGCGGCGCAACGTCGCCCTGCTGTTCCTTCCACCCCCTGATTGGAGCCCCTCATGAACAAGGACGACATCGTGCAGGTCATTGTGAAGAACATTCGCGAGAACGTCGAGGATGTGGGCAGCGCCGAGATTGACCCCACGCGCTCCATGGAAGCGTACGGGGCCAACTCACTGGACGTGATCGAGATCGTGTCCTGCTCCATGCGCGACCTCAAGATCAAGGTGCCGCGCACCGAACTCGCGCAGATCCGCACGGTGGACGAACTGGCAGACAAGTTCCTGCAGCACATGCAGGCGGCGTAGGCCCAACCATGGACGCCTACCGCTATAGCCTCGCGGACTTCTACGCGAGCGACAGCCCGTCGGTGGTCGAACCGCCGACCGATTGGAGCGCGTGGCTCGCCGAGCCCGAGACGCAGGCGTGCATGGCGTTCTTCGAGCAGCCGCTGCTCGCGGCACCGCGTGCGGCCACGCGTATCGCCTCCCGGTTTGACGGCACGGCACGCGACGTCATCAATCTCACGTCGTACAACTACCTCGGCCTTGCCACCCATCCGGAGGTCATCGGGGCGGCCCGTGACGCCCTCGAGACCTACGGTCTCGGGGCATCCGGCGCGGCGATGTTGTCGGGAACGTATGACCTGCACGTGCGTCTCGCCGAGCAGCTCGCCGCCTTCAAGGGCCGGGAAGCCTGCGCCCTGTTCTCCGGCGGCCTGATGGCCAACTACGGGGCGCTGCAGGGCATGCTGCGCCGCGGGGACGTGCTGGTGATGGACGAGAAGTGCCACCAGAGCATCATCGACGGTGGCACACTCGCCCGCGCCCGGAACGTCTTCTTTCGGCACAATGATCCCGACGCCTTGGCTGCCGTCCTGGAAGCCCATCGCGGCAAGCGCGTCCTGGTGGCCGTCGAGGGGGTCTACTCCATGGACGGTGACCTCGGCGACCTCACGCGACTGGCCCCGGTGTGCGCCGCCTATGGCGCGCCGCTGTATGTGGACGAGGCACACAGCAGCCTCCTGTTCGGTCGCACGGGACGGGGCATCGCCGAACTGCAGGGGGTCGAGGACCAGGTGGCGGTCACCTTTGGTACCCTCAGCAAGGCCTTTGGCGGGGTGGGTGGCTTTATCTGCAGCACCAGCGCCATCGTGCGCTACATCAAGTCATACGCGTCGGCGTATGCATTCTCCTGTGCGCCGTCGCCGGTCGTCGTGGCCGGCTGCCTCAAGGCGCTCGAGGTTGCGACCCGCGACCACCAGTTGCAGGATCGCCTGTGGCACAACGTGGCGCGCGTGCGCGCCAACCTCGAGGCCATGCAGCTGAACCTCGGGGACTCTGCCTCGCAGGTCATCCCGATCATCATCGGCGAGTCAGCGGAGCTCCTGTTTGACATGGCGCGACGCGTCCAGGAGCGCGGCGTGTTCCTCCAGCCGGTGGACTACCCGGCCGTCCCCGCCGACCAACGGCGGTTTCGGCTCTCGGTGACTGCCATGCTCACCGACGCACAAATCGATGAGGCGTGCAACGTGATCGAGGACGAGATTGCCCAGGGGGTGCGGCGATGACGTCGGTGGCCGAGCCCGAACGGCCGGACGTGCGACGCGCGCGGCGCGTGCCCATCGCTGACCTCGCGTCCGTGACCCCCACCTCCGTGGACCGCGAGGGGATCGAGCGGCTCATCCCCCATCGCGCCCCGTTCCTGCTGATCGATCGGCTCACGCACTGCGAGCCCGCGCGTGGACTGATCGCCGGTGAACGAGCAGTCGCTGTCGATGATCCTGTCTTCCGCGGCCATTTCCCTGGTGAACCGGTGTATCCCGGGTCACTGCAGATCGAGGCGGCCGGGCAGTTGGCCCTGTGCCTGGAGGGCCTGCTGGCCTCCACGACCACGGACGGCGGTCCCCGCCAGGTCCGCGCGATCGGCGTGCGTGAGGCACGGTTCGTCTTCCCCGTGCGTCCTGGCGATACGCTCACGCTGATCGCCCAGCGGCTCGGGCACGA encodes the following:
- a CDS encoding PD40 domain-containing protein, encoding MPPLRRFAFSLAFLPSVLAAQTPSAADTSVALPITAERTLRFTTDEGTWMSLDVSPDGRTIVFDLLGDLYALPMAGGTATRLTNGMAWDGMPKWSPDGRSIAFISDRDGGDNLWLINADGTGARRLTREVDNALSSPTWTPDGQYLIVRRFGPYPTAENYLTNVPLWIYHRDGGSGVELYPAKPNAKSTNTGASVSPDGRMVYFGSHPGGYGGENLGAYQVIALDRTTGQERPITAGAGGALRPIVSPDGRWLVYATRARTKTALRIRNLQTDDDQWLAPEMQRDDQEGYAPNDVLPSFAFTPDSRAVVFPGGGKIKRVDLATKQVSVIPFTASVEVGMGKRLFHPLTLADGPVAVTQLQGIAERPDGRQLAYSALGKVYTVDLQGTTAGTPRRLTTASGREHSPAYSPDGQWVTWASWSDSLGGFLWKARADGSGMPQRLTSTPAAVSGPMWAPEGDRIVYTSQPVRAALGGGPVASMSELRAVSANGGDPVVITRSGSYVSLVTATSAGPARVYFAEAVPGPPGFQQTQTTALVSLRMDGTDKRTHARLTTQSNFGLPLIRVAPDQRAMIVVERDDAYVLPLTDGGAEGIAVNFNAPSVPLRRLTSEGANYATWADGGRSVAWSFANHYYRASRDTVLRYAESSRWNATHAVITHQAPRAVATGRVLLRGARIITMKGDEVIPRGDVLVENGRIAQVGRSVRAPAGTRVIDVSGKTIMPGIVDAHAHPKTGAENAPEQEWSIAANLAYGVTTTRNPSGSRQNIAWGELIETGEMIGSRVFATGPPLTFNQVPVRSYDDALKVVRRYKQQGVNSLKQYLQPRRIQRQWILQAAHAEQINSTNEGAADFKLDIQLAMDGYTAFEHSIGQVPLYKDVVTVLADAKIAYTPTLVVAYGAPAGDGYFRARTDLHADPKASYFTPAELLSRQARRRPLIVEEDYNFPLIAQGVRDVIRAGGIAGLGSHGQQDGPAAHWELWMLQSGGMTNHEALRIATILGAESIGYGKDLGSIEPGKAADLLVLDANPMDNIRNSMAIRYVMKAGRLLEGNTLNEVWPSTRAFPTPYWVKERQALQGLERR
- a CDS encoding sulfotransferase yields the protein MFETLLNHPLMGGRASSWLALLARHRFEIDPRYIPRALTVSAVTALLAPLRLLHRVRFGGGSAIVPSRPLFIIGHYRSGTTHLNNLLGCDPQFATMATTQAILPELFRFAAIPRVFRAVLPATRPMDNMAMAPELPEEPEHALGAMSQSCLYHGFCFPRAFHENYRSWVSFESGDQDGERVARWRDQYRVLLAMASGVGGGRPVLAKNPADTGRVPHLLQAFPDARLIFLVRDPVVTYASTLKFYRAMLDDYALQSIDRAALREIVLATGEAMLGAYLQARDAVPAGALVEVRFEDLESNPEGTLARVYSSLDLDGFENARPSFARYLRSQEGYRKNAFDVPTDEVAEVRRRWGPLFHFWGYGSPPARLLERVLVQGDESTGS
- a CDS encoding beta-ketoacyl-[acyl-carrier-protein] synthase family protein; translation: MSSDRRRIAITGMGAVTPIGCGVEEFWRALHAGKSGVRHVRNPALLPFGVCIGGEVDLPAGASGLPPKMERRLGRHIILGVSAANEAITHAGFTPAEITRGGHRIGAIFGTGDAGDGLHYQMSRRIAEGTLDSVGAFYAVGAIPGTPPALFAKQHGLRGPNFAVSSACASSNHAFGVAAALIRTGQADVIFAGGTEGVVDVPAMAGFGVIGALSRRTGDPAAASRPFDTERDGFVLAEGAGVLCLEAWEHARARGATIYAELRGTAFTCDAHDMVRPHPDGEGAQRAMDEALRDAGLAPADIHLINAHGTSTLLGDLAESRALHSIFGQGSGGIPVHSTKSMTGHLIGAAGAVEAIASILAITRGVVHPSINVDTPDPALDLNVVREAMQAPIAHVLSNNFAFGGQNATIILSHPDA
- a CDS encoding beta-ketoacyl-[acyl-carrier-protein] synthase family protein; the protein is MPDLRQPGRRVVVTGMATINPLGDQLDAYLEALLAGRSGIGPWRTLDARHLECRVGGDLGDYDTAAALARLRPQLPVAMGRTAHRLMRATNFSARLTMLTALDAWCHAGLSGADVDRWRVSVPVGGHNVNSRYIAENATRYRDDPDAMDALAGIHGLDTNVAGCVAEALQARGPTMTLGGACASGNLALRAGWRDITTGEADIAVVCGAPFDMTEMDVHASAVLSAVVVDPTLQEDPTRASRPFDVRRAGFVPSHGAATIVLESLDHARARHASIHAELLGVRANGNASHLPTPSWEMQAKLIRALLDGTGVAADQVDYVNCHATSTPLGDGEESRALREVFGAHAARLRVNAPKSMLGHTCWAAPLVETIGGILQMRAGRLHPSINVDTQDPAIELDVCREGAVDCDAQVMLKNAFGFGGINCSSLFAREAA
- a CDS encoding SDR family oxidoreductase; its protein translation is MSRPGVLVTGGSRGIGRAIVGELVAAGYPCCFTWVQDQAAAEATLAGVRERHPGAMVECLQLDVRDPAAVDAAVDQATERLGTIGGLVNNAAIVRNNAAVMMSNEEWDDVLRTDLFGPFYVARALLMHFLSRRDGRIVNISSVAAGGCSGGVNYAAAKSGLEGMTRTLAREYGSRGVRCNAVSVGYVPTDLTAASLSPQLERYWTEYCPLRRVATGEEVARVVRFLLSDDASFVNGEVLSVAGGLTYSP
- a CDS encoding hydroxymethylglutaryl-CoA synthase family protein; this encodes MTTRPVGIDALNLYGGSMALALADLARARGVDPGRTLGGLMVEQRAVFPPWEDVVTMAATAARPLVEEMDRAEIGLLVVGTESGIDYGKPISTQLLNLLGLGSHIRNYEVKHACYSGVAALTIALDWIRAGHHRGRKALVIASDASREHLGELHEYVLGGCATAMVVSDAPRVLECDPARGTWSCHRYDTFRPTAIREVGNGDLSLLTYLEALEESWTDYCSVVPDTRFTDDFDRLVFHTPFAGMASQAHRTLCGVVGYRGRAAIAEDFARRVRPSLAFAQALGSPYASSNFAALASLVGTDPELPEGARVGCFSYGSGAIGEWYRVRVMPGARAVVARRGIPSALAERRTVTVAEYEANERARTVIVDAPGATPARDVVPGLMATHYDGRPRLVLEEVRDYQRIYRWGDQ
- a CDS encoding enoyl-CoA hydratase/isomerase family protein; protein product: MARDTAPIITITLGTPEQPCWLDHATLDVIEAGLTTARGDARAIVLRGSRNAFCLGMASPEHPEPGALQAGINRFVEVLEGLRNGPLPVIAVVEGPVRGGGLALLAVADVVIATPAASCQLPELFLGLVPGVVGAYLVPARLSEGRMRYLAQSGATRTAEDACQDGLFDEVVAADALERRLRELLRQVGRASQRALQRGRRLLASGPATGRARRVRQGAAELVSLACGSTTTEHQLDAPVGHASDRPTPPVTWSVIEPGIAQVTMCDAASGNALSAPMLAGLRAALAEVSRCESLSVCILAGTPSVFSSGATAETLHHAAAGRVDLAEVELAGVVLDADVPVVAAVEGHAVGGGLVLAAACDVTILASESRYGATFTRLGITPGMGCTALLEELVGPGLAREMMYTGRTWRGADLLRRGVPGVRVLPRADVLTAALDLARDMCGSTPRVSRLLKQTLAVSRRERVDAALALERAAHRDILEHPETAQVILARVPVAEPLA